From Chryseobacterium camelliae:
AAGCCTTTTGCGATGAAACTCGGCTCTGCTTTCCAGAAAGTTAATTTCCTTAGGGATATGAAGGACGATTACCAGATCCTGGGCAGGAGTTATTTCCCGGATGTGGATATTTCTTATTTTGATAATTCTGTAAAATCCAGCATCGAGAAGGACATCGAGCAGGAATTCCGTGAGGCATTGGAAGGCATCAGAAAATTGCCCGGTTCTTCACGTTTGGGAGTATACCTGGCTTACCGGTATTATATTTCGCTATTCAGGAAGATCAGGAGGACATCGGCAGCCAAGATTATCAATCAGCGTATCCGGATTTCAAACGGAAGGAAAATTTCCCTGATGATGGGTTGCTACCTTCAGTATAAAACATCTTTTTTATAGCATAATCTAAACTCAGGAAAAAACAATGGTACACACACTGGTAAGGGAACAGCAGCTGAACTGTGATATAGAAACTGCATGGAAGTTTTTTTCCTCTGCACATAACCTGTCTAAAATTACCCCGAAAGACATGAACTTCATTGTACGGACACAGCTGGAGAATGATGAGATTTATGAAGGGATGATCATAGATTATTATGTGTCTCCGCTCTTTGGGATCAAAATGGAGTGGCAGACGGAAATTACACAGGTTTCGCACCATAAAAGCTTTACCGATTTCCAGAAGAAAGGTCCGTACAAATTGTGGAAGCACCACCACGAATTTATAGAAAATGAACATGGCGTTCTGATGAAAGACAGGGTAGACTATGAACTTCCGATGGGATTCCTGGGAGAAATTGCCCACAACATTCTTGTCAGGAAGAAAGTGGAAAATATTTTCAGTTACCGTCACCGGGTGCTGGAAGAAATGTTTAATAAAAAATAACGGTCATGAATTTTCTTATTGTTGTCATTACATTTTTTACCATGGAAGGCATTACATGGCTCATTCATAAATACATTATGCATGGGTTGCTCTGGAAACTGCACAAGGACCATCACGACCACAGCAATGAAGGTCACATGGAGAAAAATGACTATTTCTTTGTCATATTTGCGGTTCCCACCATTGTCCTGATGTATCTGGGGACTATGCAGGGCTTTAATTTCTACTTTTATATTGCCCTGGGAATTACACTCTACGGAATGGCGTACTTTTTTGTTCATGATATATTCATTCACCAGCGGATCAAAGTATTAAGGGATACCCAGAATCCATATCTGTTGGCCATAAGAAGGGCCCACAAGCAGCATCATAAACATACGGGAAAAGAGCATGGGGAATGTTTCGGGTTTTTATGGGTGCCCGTAAAATATTTCAGGATGTATTTTAACAAGAAAAAAGCCTGATATGCAGCAATATACCTATCTACTGATCAATTTCTTCACAGTTATCGTCTGCTTTTTATTTTCTTTCCACCATAAGATAAAATTCAACAGGCATTTTGGAGCGTTTTTAGGAGGCTCGGTAATCGTTGCCGTTGTCTTTATTATCTGGGATGCCTGGTTTACCAAAAGAGGTGTCTGGTGGTTCAATGATGATTACCTGATCGGAATGAGAATTTTAGGTTTGCCCATTGAAGAAATCCTTTTCTTTATCTGCATCCCCTTTTCATGCCTGTTTACCTATTTCTGTCTGGATAAATTTTTCCGGCTCGACTGGAAACCGGTTCCGGAAAAGATCTTCGTTATCTTAAGCATTGCAGCTGCTCTGGGAATAGCTTTGTATTTCAACGGCCGTATCTATACGTTTGTGACTTTCCTGACAACTGCAATCAGCCTTTTTGTCTTGTATTTTGTTCTGAAAGTACGGTGGATAGGGAAAGCATCACTGATTTATCTTTTACTCATGCCAGGCTTTTTAGCCGTTAACGGAATACTTACGGGCACAGGTCTGGAGTCACCAATTGTTAATTATACCCCCGGAACCTTTATGGGAATCCGTCTGCTGACGATTCCGCTTGAAGATACTGCCTATGGTTACGAGCTGATTCTGTGGAACATCTATTTATTTAAAAAATTCTCTAAAAATGAGCAAAGCACAAAAGACGGAAAAGATCAATATATTCTGGTTCAGGAGAGACCTGAGGCTGGATGATAATACGGCGTTGCATGAATCGTTACAATCTGAATATCCTGTACTGCCTGTTTTTATTTTCGATACGGAAATCCTCGACAAACTTCACAATAAGGAAGATAAGAGGGTAGATTATATTCATCAGGCCATTTCCAAAATGCATCAGGAGCTGCAGAAGCACAAAAGCGGGATCAGGGTTTTTCATGGAAAACCTATGGAGATCTTCAAGAATCTGGTTGAAAACTATGATATTGAAGCCGTTTTTGCCAATAAAGATTATGAGCCGGATGCCATAGCACGTGATAAAGAAATTGCAGCGTTCTTAGAAAAAAATGAAATCAGTTTCAGGACCTGCAAAGACCAGGTTATTTTTGAGGAACATGAAGTAGTGAAGAATGATAATACTCCATATACGGTCTATACTCCTTACGCTAAAAAGTGGAAAGAAAAGCTGAAGGATATATCTGTTCAGAGCCATAAGACCGATTTTAAAAACTTCCTTCCTCTGAAACCGGAGAACATGATCAGCCTTGAGACCATAGGATTCAAAAAAACGGATCTGGATCTGGTGGAACCCAAGCTGGAAAAAGAGATCATCAGTGATTATGGCAAATACAGGAACTTCCCGGGAATGGATCATACGACCCATTTAGGGGTGGCGCTTCGCTTCGGTACCATTTCCGTACGAAAATGTGTCCAATATGCTGTTAAAAATAATGAAACCTGGTTGAATGAGCTGATCTGGAGGGAATTTTTCATGCAGATCCTCTTTCACTTTCCGCAAGTAGTCAAGCATTGTTTCAAAAAGAAATATGAAAATATAGAATGGCGGAACAATGAAAAAGAATTCAAAGCCTGGTGTGAAGGCAAAACGGGATATCCCATAGTGGATGCCGGTATGAAGCAGCTGAATGAAACTGGTTTTATGCATAACCGGGTAAGAATGATTACAGCCAGTTTCCTGACCAAGCATCTTTTGATTGACTGGAGATGGGGAGAAGCTTATTTTGCCGAAAAACTGTTGGATTATGAGCTGTCTTCCAATAACGGTAACTGGCAGTGGGTCGCAGGCTGCGGCTGTGATGCTTCACCTTACTTCAGGGTGTTCAATCCTGAAGAACAGGTGAAAAAATTTGATAAAGACCATAAATACATCAGGGAATGGATCCCGGAAGACTATAATGAAAAGCCTATTGTAGAACATAAAGAAGCGAGGGAACGCGCACTGAAAGTCTATAAAAAAGCGGTTTCTTAATACTCATCTCTTAAGATCAGATAAGAATTTTCTTCTGGTAGGCATGATTATTCTTAAACTGAAAATGCAGGATTACATAAATTAATAGATAATGTAACACACAGTTGCTGCTTCTGACGCAAACAAAAAATCAGATGAGTTAACTGTGAAAAAAGGGTTCCACGGAAAAACTTTTCCACGAATTTCATTTGCAGTTCCGGAAACATTACTAATTTTGCAGTGTGAAAAAAATGATCTCCATACTGCTTTTATGTCTGTATCTGGTTTCTACCAGCGAGCTGTATCAGCTTCTGAAGATCCCTATTCTCATTGAGCATTACATCGATCATAAAGAGAAGAATCCTGAAATGACAATCCACTCATTTTTCAGGATGCATTATGAAAATCCGGTAAAAGATTCCGATTATCAGACAGATCAGAAACTCCCGTTTGTCTCTCATGCACAGCATCTGATAGTCGTATTTACCGTAACGCCTCTGCTTTCCATTCCCTTTGCAGGAAAGCCTGTCCATGCCATTCAGTCTGCACAGACACTGTACAAAAGTATTTTTTACAATAAAGAAATCCTGAATTCTATCTGGCAGCCGCCAAAATTTTGTTAATCTTTCCTATTCAATTATCCGGTGATTTAAAATAGCCTGAGTATTCTTCTATTGGGAATTCAGGTGGATACTGCTGCTTTGGCAGTCGGTATGATCCATATGTTTCCGGACTTTTCTACCAATACGATTAACAAAATCATTATGCTTACAAAGATCATAGAGTTTTCTGTAAAGAATAAGCTCATTATTGCATTGCTGGTTTTGGGACTGATAGGAATAGGATCCTATCAGGTTACCCGATTGCCTATTGATGCCGTCCCCGATATTACGAACAACCAGGTCCAGGTAATTACCGTAGCACCGTCTTTTGGTGCAACAGATATTGAAAGACTGGTGACCTTTCCCATTGAGCAGGCCAACAGCAATATTTCCGGGCTGAAAGAAATCCGGAGCTTTTCCCGGTTCGGGCTCTCACTAGTAACCATCGTGTTTGATGATGGAATAGATATTTACTGGGCCAGGCAACAGGTTGCCGAGCGACTCCAGCAGGTACAGACACAGATTCCCCAGGGAATCGGAACTCCGGAACTGGGCCCTATCTCTACAGGGCTTGGGGAAATTTACCAATATGTGGTACGACCTAAACCGGGATTCGAGAAAAAATATGACATTACGGAACTCCGTACCATACAGGACTGGATTGTCCGTAGGCAGCTGCTGGGAGTAAAAGGAGTTGCTGAAGTCAGCAGTTTCGGGGGAAAACTGAAGCAATACGAAATTGCAGTCAACCCGGACCGCCTTAATGCTTACGGCATCACGATCAATGATGTATTCACTGCACTGGAAACCAACAATCAGAATACCGGAGGCGCATATATCGAAAAGGGTCCTACTGTCCTTTACATCAGGAGCGAAGGCCTTATAGGGAATATGGAGGATATCAGGAATATTGCCATTGCCTCTAAAAACAATGAGATTCCGCTATTCATTAAAGATGTAGCTGAAGTAAAGACAGGATTTGCAACTCGTTATGGTGCCATGACCTACAATGACCAGGGAGAAGTAGCCGGAGCTATCGTGATGATGCTGAAGGGGGAAAACAGCAACCAGGTGATTAAAAATGTAAAAGCCAAAATAGCATCCATACAGAAAACGCTTCCGGAAGGCGTCGTAATCGAACCTTTCCTGGACCGTACCAAAATGGTGAATAATGCCATCGGGACTGTAGAAAAGAATCTCCTTGAAGGAGCCCTGATCGTTGTATTTGTATTGGTGCTTTTTCTTGGCAATTTCCGGGCAGGCCTTCTGGTAGCTTCCGTGATTCCTTTATCTATGCTGTTCGCAATATGCATGATGAACCTCTTCGGGGTAAGCGGAAACCTGATGAGCCTGGGGGCTTTGGATTTCGGTCTGATCATTGACGGAGCCGTGATCATAGTAGAATCGGTTCTGCATAGGTTCAGCCATCATTCAAAATTCAAAAATATAACCACTGTTTCCCAGAACAAGATGGATTCCCTTGTGGCAGATTCCGCAGGCAAGATGATGAACAGTGCTGTATTCGGGCAGATGATCATTCTTATTGTCTATCTTCCCATTCTTACCCTTCAGGGAATAGAAGGCAAAATGTTCAAGCCGATGGCAGAGACGGTAGCTTTTGCTTTATTGGGCGCATTTCTTCTTTCTCTGACTTATATCCCGATGATGAGCGCCCTGCTGCTGAAGAAAAGAAGCCTTAAACCTTCTTTTTCCGACAGGATGATGAAGCGAATTGAAGCTTTATACCTTCGCACCCTGCTTAAGGTTCTCAGGATTCCTAAAATAATTTTCAGTGTTGTCCTGATCCTTTTTGTGCTGGCAATATTGATTTTAAGCCGTCTGGGCGGTGAATTTATCCCTTCGCTGGAGGAAGGCGATTTTGCTGTGGAAACCCGCGTGCTGCCCGGAAGCAATCTGAATACAACCATAGAGAGCACGCAGAAAGCAGCCCATATCCTGAAATCAAGATTTCCGGAAGTGGAGAAAGTGGTGACGAAAATAGGCAGCGGGGAAGTCCCAACCGATCCGATGCCGATGGACGCTTCTGACATGATGGTGATCCTGAAGGACAAAAAAGACTGGGCTTCCGCAGAGACATTTCCTGAACTGGCAGATAAAATGACACGTGAGCTTGAAGAAGTGCCGGGAATTACAGTGAGTTTCCAGTACCCGGTCCAGATGCGTTTCAATGAGCTGATGACCGGAGCAAGGCAGGATGTGGTCGTGAAGGTTTTTGGGGATGACCTGGATGTCCTGGTCAGTAATGCCCAAAAGCTCGGTAAAATCATCGAATCGGTGGACGGAACGCAGAACCTTTACATAGAGCCGGTTTCCGGGATGCCTCAGGTGATTATAGAATACAACCGGCCGATGATTGCTCAGTATCACCTATCCGTAGCAGACATTAACCGGGTTATCAATACGGCATTTGCCGGACAGAGTGCAGGACTGGTTTTTGAAGGGGAAAAAAGATTTGATACAGTGGTACGACTTACCGCCAGTGACCGTAAAAATGTCAGTGATATTAAAAATCTACTGGTACCAACTCCTTCCGGAAACCAGATTCCTTTGTCGCAGCTAGCCCGAATTGAAGTAAAGAACGGTCCGAACCAGATTCAGCGCGAAAATGCGCAGAGAAGAATCGTTGTGGGATTCAATATCAAAGGAAGGGATGTACAGAGTATTGTACAGGAGCTTCAGGAGAAAGTCAATCGGCAGATCAAGCTTCCCGCCGGGTATTACGTTACCTATGGTGGTTCGTTTGAGAATCTGAACAATGCCAAACAGCGCCTGATGATTGCGGTTCCGATTGCCTTAGCACTCATTTTCGTGATGCTTTTCCTGGCCTTTAATTCCGTAAAGGAGAGCTTGCTTATCTATACGGCCATTCCGCTTTCCATTATCGGAGGGGTCTTTTTACTGGCATTAAGGGGCATGCCTTTCAGCATCAGTGCGGGAATTGGTTTTATTGCCCTTTTCGGAGTTGCTGTATTGAACGGCATTGTGCTGATTTCAGAATTCAACAGGCTGTATAAAAGCGGCATCAGGAATATTGTACGGATTGTAATTGATGGCGGAGAGTCCAGACTTCGACCCGTGCTTATGACTGCCTTTGTAGCTTCTCTTGGCTTTATCCCGATGGCAGTAAGCAATGGTGCCGGCGGCGAAGTCCAGCGCCCTTTGGCAACGGTAGTGATTGGCGGACTGATGGTAGCAACCTTCCTTACGCTATTCGTGCTGCCCCTGTTATATGTAAACATTGAAAAAGGATTTAAAATGAAAAAGAAAAAAAGCTCCCATACCGCTTCCGTTATCATTCTCATATTCATGCTGACGGCCATCCCGGTAAAATCACAAACCACGGTTTCACTGGATCAAGCCATACAGATGGCTTTACAGAATAACAGAAACCTTAAAAGCGAAAAGCTGAGGTCCGAATACTCAAAAGCACTCATAAAATCAGCCCGTGATATTCCTCAGACCGCAATCTCTGCAGATTATGGCCAGATCAACAGTGCCTATAATGACATTAAATTGGGTGTTGCCCAGAGCATTGCTTTTCCAACCGTATATACGAAACAGAAAAATGTCTATACTGAGGAATGGAAAAAAAGCGTGCTGAACGTGGCACTTAAGGAATATGAGATCAAAAAGGCGGTCAGTCTTACATTCTATGAAATTCTGTACTGGAAGCAGAAGGAGCAGTTGCTGCGCGAAACGCTTACCTTGTATTCCGACTTTCTTGATAAAGCAGACCTTCGCCTGAAAGCAGGAGAGAGCAATATCCTGGAAAAAACAACGGCAGCCAACCAGAAATCTGCCATTGAAATACAGATCAAACAGGTACAACAGGAAATAGCGGTCCTCCGCCTGCAGTTCCAGTGGCTCCTCAATTCCGAAACAGACTTCATGCCTCAGGATGAAAAGCTTTATACGGTAGGGCTGAAGGACGGATTGGAGCAGAACCCGCTATTACGAACCCTGGAGCAGCAAAAGAATGTAGCTGTCCAGCAAACAGCACTGGAGAAAGCGAAGTTGTTACCCGGATTACAGCTGGCCTATAACCTGAACAGCTTCCGGGGAACCGGGCCCGATGATAAGGTATATAATGCATCACCGCAATTTCATTCCGTACAGCTGGGCGTTTCCGTACCGGTGTTCTCAGGCGGGCAGAAGGCAAGAATACAGTCTGCTAAGATTGCGGAAACTGTAGCGGAAACAGATTTTCAGAATACCCGCTTCAGCCTTGAAAACCAATACAAAAAACTGAATGAAATTTACAGCCGTAATCTGGATATTGTGTCACAGTATGAAAATTCGGAGCTTAAAAATGCTTTTACCATTACCGATACTGCCCAAAAGCAATTCAGAGGCGGGGAGATCAATTACCTTGATTTTGTAATGCTGGTCAACCAGGCCGTGACACTTAAGAACAATTATGCAGATGTGCTCTGGAAGCTTAATCAAAGTGCTATAGAATTGGAATACCTTACTTTAAATCCGTAAAAAATGAATCTCAGAATCTTATATATTACTGCTGCTTTCCTGTCCGCCATACCTGCCCTGCAACAATGCCGTAAACAGGAAAAAAAGGACGTAAAAACAAATATCCGCAGAGATGAAAATGTAGTGGCACTTACTGATGCCCAGCTAAAAAACGCTCCGGTAGAAACCACACAGCTTTCCGCAAAGAGCATTTCTACAACACTCAGGCTCAACGGTACTGTTGATGTACCTCCGCAAAATCTGGTTTCCGTCAGCATACCTTTAGGAGGATACCTGAAATCCAGTACTTTGCTTCCGGGAATGCCGGTATCTAAAGGACAGGTTATCGCGGTTATCGAAAATCCGCAGTTCATACAGCTGCAGCAGGATTACCTTATGGCAAGATCCAAAATGCATTTTGCCGAATTGGATTACAACCGACAGAAAACCCTTAACCAGAGCCAGGCCAGCAGTGACAAGGTCATGCAGCAGGCCCAGTCTGAAATGAACAGCCAGAAGATCATGATGAACGCTCTGGCAGAGCAGCTTAGGCTGATCAATATTAATCCTGAAAGCCTAAGGTCTGGGAATATCCGCAAGAGCGTGCCCGTTTACAGCAGCATCAATGGTTTTGTCAGTAAGGTTAACGTGAACATCGGGAAATATGTGAATCCCTCCGAAGTCTTATTTGAGCTGATTAATCCCGACGACATCCACCTAAACCTGAAAGTCTATGAAAAAGATATTGAAATGCTGAGGCCGGGCCAGCGTTTTGTGGCTTATACCAATGCGGATCCGGGTAAAAAATATTATGGTGAAATTCTTTTGATCAGTAAAGATGTAAGCTCCGGAGGTATTGCAGAAGTCCACTGTCATTTTGAAAAATATGACCACAGCCTGATACCGGGCATGTACATGAATGCTGAAATAGAAACTTCAACCTCTTTCTCAGATGCGGTTCCGGAAGAAAGCATTGTAAGCTATGAAGGAAAAGACTTTGTATTTGTAGAGGAAAAGAAGCAGTTGTACAGGCTGACGCCGGTGAACACGGGAGAATCTGAGAATGGCTTTGTCAGGATTATGAACCCGGAATCATTTACCGGTAAAAAAATAGTAGTTAGAAATGCCTACACCCTGCTTATGAAGCTGAAAAATACAGAGGGAGAAGAAGAATAGTTGTGGCAATCCCTTGAATTTAAAGTACGGAATGAGCTTCCTGGGCCTTCCTGTACTGGATATTTGCATGGTAAGTGGAAATAAAAGCGTAACTTTAGTTTGTCCGCTCCGGAACCAAAAAATTCTGAGCGGGTATTGTCTTAAATTTTTAACATGCACCATCACTTAGAAAAACATTATGTCAACAGGGTAGGGTGGCTTCGTGCAGCGGTTTTGGGCGCTAACGACGGCCTTTTATCTACTACCAGTATTGTAATCGGGGTTGCGGCTGCCCAGCCGGAGCGCAATACCATTATCCTGGCCGCACTGGCAGGGATGATTGCCGGAGCACTTTCCATGGCAGCCGGTGAGTACGTTTCAGTAAGTTCCCAGGAAGATACTGAAAAAGCCGATCTCGCCAGAGAAAAGAGAGAACTGGAAGAAATGCCCGAAATCGAACTCCGGGAACTGGCTAAAATATACGAAGGCAGGGGCGTGAGCAAAGAAACGGCAATGCAGGTGGCTATAGAACTAACGGCTCATGATGCTCTTGAAGCCCATGCAAGGGATGAACTGGGGATTAATGAAATTACCCAGGCCAACCCGACCCTTGCGGCACTGGCATCCTTTGGGTCTTTTGCTCTGGGAGCACTGCTGCCGTTTATCGTATCCCTAGTGGCTCCGCTTCATCAAATGGTCTATTTTCAGTATGGTTTCTCTATCATATTCCTAATGCTTCTGGGTGCTGTATCCGCTAAAACAGGCGGAGCGCCGGTAGGTCTGGCCATGCTCAGGATCTGTTTCTGGGGTACTGCGGCCATGGGGATTACTGCATTGGTTGGGCATCTGTTCGGGACTTCGGTATAGAAAATCCTGTATTCAATAATAAGAACTGTTTCATAGCGATGGAACAGTTCTTTGTTTTAGATACTAAAGTTTTAGAGTGTTTTCCGGGCTAGTCCTGTTCAAAAACCTTCAGCAGTTCAGTCTGCTGAATAACATCATTCCTACTGCTGATTAAATTGTAATTAGCCTGAAGCCAGTTGTTTCGAACTAAGAAGAAGGTGTAAGCATCCATAAGTCCCTCTTTGTATTTTTCTTCCGATTTCTGGAATGACAACTTCTGGTTTTCAAAATTGGCTTCCAGCAGATTGTATTTTTCCTGCGCATTCAGGAACTGGGCTTTGATAGAACGGATGCTTTTGGTTAAATCATTAATAATGATGTCTTTTTCATAACTGGAATTGATGACATTGAGTTTTGCCGTTTCTACGCTGTTTTTTACCTGTAGCCTGTTAAAAACCGGAATATTAAGTCCGAAAGACAATTGCTGGTTCTTATTAGCTTTGATCTGGTCCGAAAAAGCATCGGCAGCCTGTCCCATGATCTTGTTATAAAAGCTGGACCAGGTATAGGAAGCATTCAGTGTCGGCAGATAATATGATTTTGCAATTTCCACATTTTTCTGCTGTGCCTGAATTTCTTGTGTGATACTTTGATAGGCGGGATTCCTGTTCAGAAGATTCTCAACAAAACTATCGTCATTAAAATCCGATCCTGTAAGATTTTCTTCTGGCATGGCAAAATCAAGCGTATCTTTTGTAACAGACAAAGCGTTCAGGAGGTTAATCTTGGAAAGGTCCCGCTGGTTCTTGGCAGAAACCCATTGTTCCTGCATCGTTCCGAGGTTAGCGCGGATATCATATACGTCGCTTTTGGGCCGGCTCCCGATTTCCACCTCTTTCTCAGTACGCCTAATCTGGTCCTCAATCCCTGAAATCTGTGTCTGCAATACATCCAGCCAGCTTTTGCTGTTCTGGTATGCAAAAAACATCTGGATCACATTCAGTTTTATTTCATTTTGTGTGCGCTTCATGGTATATATGGAACTCTCTTTATTCATTCTGGAAAGAGAAATACCAAGGTAATTCCTCCAGTTCAGCAGTTCCCAACTGGCCTGGGCATAAACCTGGTCATACTGGGAATTAATGGCCTCCCGCTGATTGGTATTCTGATTAATGGACGAGCCAAACCCGTAATTATGGCTCACGCCTGCATTCACAGATGGGAGCAGCATTCCTTTCGCAGCAGAAATCTGCCTTTCGTTTTTCTGAATGCTAACCGTAGATTGTTTTACCAAAGGATGATTGGCGGAAGCATAATCCAGGCACTGTTTAAGGGTCCAACTCTGCTGAGCTGGAATGAGATTGATGAATAATATGAAGAATAGTTTTTTCATTGTTTTAATGGGTTTTTGTGTCTAAACCGCCCCGTCAAAAATTCTATAGAATTTTTGACACCCCTCCACGGGAGTGGAATCTTTTATTTTTTTTCCATAGGTTTCACTACAGCTATTGATATTGAACCCTTAGGGATTTTTACTCGTATTTCAGGTATTTAACAAGGTTGATTTTAGTGGCACGATAAGCTTTGAAACTCACCACCACAAAGGTTAGAATCAGTAATAAAATTAAACTTAAAACATAAGGCCACACCGGCATATCGATCCGGTAAGCGAAATCCTTCAGCCATTCATTCATGGCATAATAGCCGAAAGGGATACTGATGAATACGGCGGTGGCACAAATCAGCAGGAATCTTTTCGTCAAGTCCCATATAAGCGTTTTTTCGTCAGCGCCCAAAGTTTTTTTGATGGCTACATCTTTTAATTTTTGTTCGATTAAAAGCGAAGATAAAGCGAATAATCCAAGCAATGCAATCAATAGAACCACAATATTAAGCGTTGTGAAAAGCGTCTGCTGCTTTTGGAATTTTTCATAGGTTTTTGCAAATTGTTTATCCACAAATTCAAAATCATAAGGATAGCCTGGTTCAGCTTTTGTAATCCAGAATTCTTTGATGCGTTCCAGAGTTCCGTTGATGTCGTCTTTGGAAATTTTAATTTGGAGATTTTGGAGATTATTTTTTATCCAATTCCTGTCATAGTTGAAATAAACGATTGGCATTACAGCTTGCTCTACACCAGCATAATTAATATCCTTGACAACACCCAAGATTTTATACTTTTTCTTACCATCCCATCCTGTAAAAAAATCTTTTCCTAACGCTGTTTTGGGATTGTAGCCTAATTTGCCTGCAAACGTTTCGTTCACCACGGCTCCGCTGATGGTATCAGAAGCTTTTTTCCAGTCCAGATCACGCCCGGAAAGGAATTTTACTTTGTAAAAT
This genomic window contains:
- a CDS encoding VIT1/CCC1 transporter family protein, with the translated sequence MHHHLEKHYVNRVGWLRAAVLGANDGLLSTTSIVIGVAAAQPERNTIILAALAGMIAGALSMAAGEYVSVSSQEDTEKADLAREKRELEEMPEIELRELAKIYEGRGVSKETAMQVAIELTAHDALEAHARDELGINEITQANPTLAALASFGSFALGALLPFIVSLVAPLHQMVYFQYGFSIIFLMLLGAVSAKTGGAPVGLAMLRICFWGTAAMGITALVGHLFGTSV
- a CDS encoding TolC family protein, with amino-acid sequence MKKLFFILFINLIPAQQSWTLKQCLDYASANHPLVKQSTVSIQKNERQISAAKGMLLPSVNAGVSHNYGFGSSINQNTNQREAINSQYDQVYAQASWELLNWRNYLGISLSRMNKESSIYTMKRTQNEIKLNVIQMFFAYQNSKSWLDVLQTQISGIEDQIRRTEKEVEIGSRPKSDVYDIRANLGTMQEQWVSAKNQRDLSKINLLNALSVTKDTLDFAMPEENLTGSDFNDDSFVENLLNRNPAYQSITQEIQAQQKNVEIAKSYYLPTLNASYTWSSFYNKIMGQAADAFSDQIKANKNQQLSFGLNIPVFNRLQVKNSVETAKLNVINSSYEKDIIINDLTKSIRSIKAQFLNAQEKYNLLEANFENQKLSFQKSEEKYKEGLMDAYTFFLVRNNWLQANYNLISSRNDVIQQTELLKVFEQD